A genomic region of Streptomyces sp. NBC_00247 contains the following coding sequences:
- a CDS encoding alkaline phosphatase family protein: MVQPAWQDPVLLPLDTAPVPEYGTGSLADLLPTLVAGQEVPGFTASIPELTPADRNCVFLIDGLGWEQIKAHPDEAPFLHSLLPTSRGGTGRPITAGFPATTATSLASVGTGLPPGKHGLPGYTVRDPATGGLMNQLRWKPWTSPKAWQPYPTVFGLADAAGVRTAQVSAPAFEQTPLTKVALSGGSFLGRLAGEERMDVAAQRLAAGDRSLVYTYYSEVDGAGHRFGTDSDAWRGQLMYVDGLARRLAEQLPPRSALYVTADHGMIDIPFDEQSRIDFDEDWELRAGVALLGGEGRARHVYAVPGAQADVLTVWREVLGEQFWVASRDEAIAAGWFGPEVDERVYGRIGDVVAAAHDDVVITASSNEPHESAMVGMHGSLTPVEQLVPLLEVRT, from the coding sequence ATGGTCCAGCCCGCCTGGCAGGACCCCGTGCTGCTCCCGCTCGACACCGCTCCCGTACCCGAGTACGGCACCGGGTCCCTCGCGGATCTGCTGCCGACCCTCGTCGCGGGGCAGGAGGTGCCCGGCTTCACCGCCTCGATCCCGGAACTCACCCCGGCCGACCGCAACTGCGTCTTCCTGATCGACGGCCTCGGCTGGGAGCAGATCAAGGCGCATCCGGACGAAGCCCCGTTCCTGCACTCCCTGCTGCCCACCTCGCGCGGCGGCACCGGCCGTCCCATCACCGCGGGCTTCCCCGCCACGACGGCGACCTCCCTCGCCTCGGTCGGTACGGGCCTGCCGCCCGGGAAGCACGGGCTGCCCGGGTACACCGTGCGCGATCCGGCCACCGGCGGGCTGATGAACCAGCTCCGCTGGAAGCCCTGGACCTCGCCGAAGGCGTGGCAGCCGTACCCCACCGTCTTCGGCCTCGCCGACGCGGCGGGGGTGCGTACGGCCCAGGTCTCGGCGCCCGCCTTCGAGCAGACGCCGCTGACCAAGGTCGCGCTCAGCGGCGGCTCGTTCCTGGGCCGCCTGGCCGGTGAGGAACGCATGGACGTCGCGGCCCAGCGGTTGGCCGCCGGGGACCGCTCGCTGGTCTACACGTACTACAGCGAGGTGGACGGCGCGGGCCACCGCTTCGGTACCGACTCCGACGCCTGGCGCGGGCAGTTGATGTACGTCGACGGTCTCGCCCGGCGCCTCGCCGAGCAGCTGCCGCCCCGCTCGGCCCTCTACGTCACCGCCGACCACGGCATGATCGACATCCCGTTCGACGAGCAGTCCCGCATCGACTTCGACGAGGACTGGGAGCTGCGCGCCGGCGTCGCCCTGCTGGGCGGGGAGGGCCGTGCCCGTCACGTCTACGCCGTGCCCGGAGCCCAGGCCGACGTGCTGACCGTCTGGCGGGAGGTGCTCGGAGAGCAGTTCTGGGTGGCGAGCCGGGACGAGGCGATCGCCGCCGGCTGGTTCGGCCCCGAGGTGGACGAGCGCGTGTACGGCCGCATCGGTGACGTGGTCGCCGCCGCCCATGACGACGTGGTGATCACCGCCTCGTCCAACGAGCCGCACGAGTCCGCGATGGTCGGGATGCACGGTTCGCTGACCCCGGTGGAGCAGCTCGTCCCCCTTCTCGAAGTTCGCACCTGA
- a CDS encoding DUF5998 family protein, protein MAKTGTTTQGLRAAIERSGYYPALVAEAVEAAVGGEPVASYLVHQETTFDSNEVRRHATVLVLTDTRFIVSHTDEQTSETESPTPYATTSTESVHLGRISSVVVSRVVADPEKYVAGSLPREVVLTIGWGAVSRIDLEPAACGDPDCDADHGYTGSSTADDLSLRVSEAGDGPDTVRQTLAFAQALSEATAATAASAANAATNR, encoded by the coding sequence ATGGCAAAGACCGGTACGACGACCCAGGGGCTGCGCGCGGCGATCGAGCGCAGCGGCTACTACCCGGCCCTCGTGGCCGAGGCGGTGGAGGCCGCCGTCGGCGGGGAGCCGGTCGCCTCGTACCTCGTGCACCAGGAGACGACCTTCGACTCCAACGAGGTCCGGCGCCATGCCACGGTCCTGGTCCTGACGGACACCCGCTTCATCGTCAGCCACACCGACGAGCAGACCTCCGAGACCGAGTCGCCGACTCCGTACGCGACCACCTCCACGGAGTCCGTGCACCTCGGCCGGATCTCGTCCGTCGTGGTGAGCCGCGTGGTGGCGGACCCCGAGAAGTACGTGGCCGGTTCGCTGCCCCGCGAGGTCGTCCTCACCATCGGCTGGGGCGCGGTCTCCCGCATCGACCTGGAGCCGGCCGCCTGCGGCGACCCCGACTGCGACGCCGACCACGGCTACACCGGCAGCTCCACCGCCGACGACCTCAGCCTGCGGGTCAGCGAGGCCGGCGACGGCCCGGACACCGTGCGGCAGACGCTCGCCTTCGCCCAGGCACTCAGTGAGGCCACGGCAGCCACCGCGGCCTCGGCCGCGAACGCGGCGACCAACCGCTGA
- a CDS encoding bifunctional acetate--CoA ligase family protein/GNAT family N-acetyltransferase, whose protein sequence is MQPTPEQSPPHAYPDHWEADVVLRDGGTARIGPITPDDAGRLVSFFEQVSDESKYYRFFAPYPRLSDRDVHRFTHHDYVDRVGLAATVGGEFIATVRYDRIDDQGRPASAPADEAEVAFLVQDSHQGRGVASVLLEHIAAVARERGIRRFAAEVLPANTKMIKVFRDAGYTQQRSFEDGSVHLTLDIEPTAESLAVQRAREQRAEARSVQRLLAPASVAVVGTGRAPGGVGRTVLRNLLHSGFTGRLYAVNHAFAPDQDSIDGVPAHRSVGDIGEPVDLVVVAVPAERVPEAVADCGEHGVRGLVVLTADYAERGAEGRDRQRALLRQARSYGMRVIGPNAFGVINTSGAVRMNASLAPESPPPGRIGLFTQSGAIGIALLSGLHRRGAALSTFISAGNRADISGNDFLQYWFDDPETDVALLYLESLGNPRKFTRLARRTAAVKPVVVVKGARHSGATPPGHAVPVSRIPDATVSALMRQAGVIRVDTVTEMIDAALLLADQPLPAGPRVAILGNSESLGLLTYDACLTEGLRPRPPRDLTTAAGPADFRAALAEALADPTCDAVIVTAIPLVGVEGEVQSGDGEVLAAALHEAVAERTAGPAKPVAVVHLEIGGLAQALAATAGTRPTGTRPAGTRPAARDAPMTGEPTEGSAQDGPMTGRPTKTPTEPPAATASVPPPPAGAAATEPGAHTPAPTGRIPAYPAAERAVRALSESVKYAQWRRQAAAPGRVPEFLDDTIDEPGTAALIDALLGPAPDPRGRPLGHDEARELLGGYGIGVRATLPAPDPDAAVAAATRLGWPVALKTTAPHLRHRADLGGVRLDLAGEDALRRAYGELTELLGKPAELQPVVQSMAPRGVDTVVRATIDAAAGAVLSFGLAGTPSELLGDIAHRLVPATDRDAAELIRSIRAAPVLFGWRGSSPVDTRALEELLLRVSRLVDDHPEVVSVTLEPVVVATQGLTVLGASVRLAPPPAQTDLGPRRLPNY, encoded by the coding sequence ATGCAGCCCACGCCGGAGCAGAGTCCGCCTCACGCGTACCCCGACCACTGGGAGGCGGACGTGGTGCTGCGGGACGGTGGCACCGCCCGGATCGGACCCATCACCCCGGACGACGCCGGACGGCTGGTCAGCTTCTTCGAGCAGGTCTCCGACGAGTCGAAGTACTACCGCTTCTTCGCGCCCTACCCCCGGCTCTCCGACCGGGACGTCCACCGCTTCACCCACCACGACTACGTCGACCGGGTGGGGCTGGCGGCCACGGTGGGAGGGGAGTTCATCGCCACCGTCCGCTACGACCGGATCGACGATCAGGGCCGTCCCGCCTCCGCGCCCGCCGACGAGGCCGAGGTCGCCTTCCTCGTCCAGGACTCCCACCAGGGCCGCGGCGTCGCCTCGGTGCTGCTCGAACACATCGCCGCGGTCGCCCGGGAGCGCGGCATCCGCCGCTTCGCCGCCGAGGTGCTGCCCGCCAACACCAAGATGATCAAGGTTTTCCGGGACGCCGGCTACACCCAGCAGCGGAGCTTCGAGGACGGATCGGTCCACCTCACCCTCGACATCGAACCGACCGCCGAGTCGCTCGCCGTGCAGCGCGCCCGCGAACAGCGTGCCGAAGCCCGTTCCGTCCAGCGGCTCCTGGCCCCCGCCTCGGTGGCCGTCGTCGGCACCGGCCGCGCCCCGGGCGGGGTGGGGCGGACCGTGCTCCGCAACCTCCTGCACTCCGGCTTCACCGGCCGCCTGTACGCCGTCAACCACGCCTTCGCCCCCGATCAGGACAGCATCGACGGGGTCCCCGCGCACCGGTCGGTCGGCGACATCGGCGAGCCGGTCGACCTCGTGGTCGTCGCCGTCCCCGCGGAACGGGTCCCCGAAGCCGTCGCGGACTGCGGGGAGCACGGGGTGCGGGGCCTGGTCGTCCTCACCGCCGACTACGCCGAGCGAGGAGCCGAGGGCCGCGACCGCCAGCGAGCGCTCCTGCGCCAGGCACGCTCGTACGGCATGCGCGTCATCGGGCCGAACGCCTTCGGCGTCATCAACACCTCCGGCGCCGTCCGGATGAACGCCTCGCTCGCCCCGGAATCGCCCCCTCCGGGCCGCATCGGCCTCTTCACCCAGTCCGGCGCCATCGGCATCGCCCTCCTCTCCGGTCTCCACCGGCGCGGTGCGGCGCTCTCCACCTTCATCTCCGCCGGGAACCGCGCCGACATCTCCGGCAACGACTTCCTCCAGTACTGGTTCGACGACCCCGAGACCGATGTGGCCCTGCTCTACCTGGAGTCGCTCGGCAACCCCCGCAAGTTCACCCGGCTCGCCCGCCGCACCGCCGCCGTCAAACCCGTCGTGGTGGTCAAGGGCGCCCGGCACAGCGGCGCCACCCCGCCCGGCCACGCCGTGCCCGTCAGCCGCATCCCCGACGCCACGGTCTCCGCGCTGATGCGACAGGCCGGGGTGATCAGGGTGGACACGGTCACCGAGATGATCGACGCGGCCCTCCTCCTCGCCGACCAGCCGCTGCCCGCCGGCCCCCGCGTGGCGATCCTCGGCAACTCGGAATCGCTCGGCCTGCTCACCTACGACGCCTGCCTCACGGAAGGGCTCCGCCCCCGGCCGCCCCGCGACCTGACCACGGCGGCCGGGCCGGCGGACTTCCGCGCGGCCCTCGCCGAAGCGCTCGCCGATCCGACGTGCGACGCGGTGATCGTGACCGCGATCCCGCTGGTCGGGGTCGAGGGGGAGGTGCAGAGCGGCGACGGCGAGGTGCTGGCGGCAGCCCTGCACGAGGCGGTGGCGGAGCGTACCGCAGGGCCCGCCAAGCCGGTGGCCGTCGTGCATCTGGAGATCGGCGGACTCGCCCAGGCACTGGCGGCCACGGCCGGGACACGCCCGACCGGGACACGCCCGGCCGGGACACGCCCGGCCGCGCGGGACGCCCCCATGACGGGCGAGCCCACGGAAGGGTCCGCGCAGGACGGCCCCATGACGGGCCGGCCCACGAAGACACCCACGGAACCGCCCGCGGCGACCGCCTCCGTACCGCCGCCCCCCGCCGGGGCGGCTGCCACGGAACCCGGGGCCCACACCCCGGCCCCCACCGGCCGCATCCCCGCCTATCCGGCCGCCGAACGGGCCGTCCGCGCGCTGAGCGAGTCGGTGAAGTACGCCCAGTGGCGCCGTCAGGCCGCCGCCCCGGGCAGGGTGCCCGAGTTCCTGGACGACACCATCGACGAACCCGGCACCGCCGCGCTCATCGACGCGCTGCTCGGCCCGGCTCCCGATCCGCGCGGCCGGCCGCTCGGACACGACGAAGCCCGCGAACTGCTCGGCGGCTACGGCATCGGCGTACGGGCCACCCTCCCCGCCCCCGACCCGGACGCCGCCGTGGCCGCAGCCACGCGACTCGGCTGGCCGGTCGCACTCAAGACCACCGCACCCCATCTGCGCCACCGCGCCGACCTGGGCGGCGTCCGCCTCGACCTCGCCGGGGAAGACGCGCTGCGACGGGCGTACGGCGAACTCACCGAGCTCCTCGGAAAACCCGCCGAACTCCAGCCCGTCGTGCAGTCCATGGCACCCCGGGGCGTCGACACCGTGGTGCGGGCCACGATCGACGCCGCCGCGGGTGCCGTGCTCTCCTTCGGTCTCGCGGGCACCCCCTCCGAACTCCTCGGGGACATCGCCCACCGGCTGGTTCCGGCCACCGACCGGGACGCCGCAGAACTGATCCGCTCCATCCGCGCGGCTCCCGTGCTCTTCGGCTGGCGCGGCTCCTCGCCCGTGGACACCCGGGCACTGGAAGAACTGCTGCTCCGGGTCTCCCGCCTGGTCGACGACCATCCCGAGGTGGTCTCGGTCACGCTGGAACCGGTCGTGGTGGCCACGCAGGGGCTGACCGTCCTCGGCGCGAGCGTCCGGCTCGCCCCGCCGCCCGCGCAGACCGATCTCGGACCCCGCCGGCTGCCGAACTACTGA
- a CDS encoding HPr family phosphocarrier protein, with translation MVERRVNVGWAEGLHARPASIFVRAATASGVPVTIAKADGSPVNAASMLAVLGLGAEGGEEIVLASAAEGADAALDRLARLVSEGLDELPETV, from the coding sequence ATGGTTGAGCGCCGCGTCAACGTCGGATGGGCAGAAGGCCTGCACGCCCGCCCCGCTTCCATCTTCGTCCGCGCCGCCACGGCCTCCGGGGTCCCGGTGACGATCGCCAAGGCGGACGGCAGCCCGGTCAATGCCGCGTCGATGCTCGCGGTCCTCGGACTGGGAGCGGAGGGTGGCGAGGAGATCGTGCTCGCCTCCGCGGCGGAGGGCGCGGACGCCGCACTGGACCGCCTGGCGAGGTTGGTCTCCGAAGGACTCGACGAGCTTCCGGAAACGGTCTGA
- a CDS encoding GntR family transcriptional regulator yields MRIPAHSVCTAIREDIVSGVYERGSRLTEELLARRYGVSRVPVREALRTLESEGFVVTRRHAGACVAEPTEQEAADLLEVKLLLEPLGAARAAQRRTEAHLKVLRGLVKLGQERARRGEGEDLRSLGGWFHETLAQASGSPGLIALLTQLRHKITWMYAVEQPVRPVESWAEHGALVDAVARGDAERARGLATQHAERSLAAHRPRRPVRAVKQSRVSTSQHPVNTSGARH; encoded by the coding sequence ATGCGCATTCCCGCGCACTCGGTATGCACGGCAATCCGTGAAGACATCGTCTCGGGCGTCTACGAGCGCGGCAGCCGCCTCACCGAGGAGCTTCTGGCGCGGCGCTACGGCGTCTCGCGCGTCCCGGTGCGCGAAGCCCTGCGGACCCTGGAGTCCGAGGGGTTCGTGGTCACCCGCAGGCATGCGGGCGCCTGTGTCGCCGAACCGACCGAGCAGGAGGCGGCCGACCTCCTGGAGGTGAAGCTCCTGCTGGAGCCGCTGGGTGCGGCACGGGCCGCGCAGCGCCGCACCGAGGCTCACCTCAAGGTCCTGCGCGGACTGGTCAAGCTGGGACAGGAGCGGGCCCGCCGGGGCGAGGGGGAGGACCTGCGCTCGCTGGGCGGCTGGTTCCACGAGACGCTCGCCCAGGCGTCGGGCAGCCCCGGTCTCATCGCGCTGCTGACCCAGCTCCGGCACAAGATCACCTGGATGTACGCCGTCGAGCAGCCGGTCCGCCCCGTCGAGTCGTGGGCCGAACACGGAGCCCTCGTGGACGCGGTGGCCCGGGGCGACGCGGAGCGCGCCAGGGGGCTGGCCACGCAGCACGCGGAGCGTTCGCTGGCCGCACACCGGCCGCGCCGCCCGGTCCGAGCGGTGAAACAGTCCCGGGTGAGCACTTCGCAACATCCCGTAAACACCTCGGGTGCCCGTCATTAA
- a CDS encoding M23 family metallopeptidase — MAFTRATGTHRAPGRLTRTTARFAGVAALAATGVVASTASPALAADPSVPSPRTTGLIGAVALGDSIADRIADQAEAQHRVAEARAKAEAKAKAEAAVRVREAREAKARAARAAERKRLNSFHLPVAGSYISTGYRSSGSLWSSGSHSGVDFHAATGTPVHAVGAGTVVEAGWGGAYGNNVVLRMTDGTYTQYGHLSSIGVSVGQSVSSGERIGLSGATGNATGPHLHFEARTGPEYGSDMDPVAYLRAHGLTV; from the coding sequence ATGGCGTTCACCCGTGCCACCGGGACGCATCGTGCCCCGGGCCGTCTGACGCGCACCACCGCCCGGTTCGCCGGTGTCGCGGCACTCGCGGCCACCGGCGTCGTCGCTTCGACGGCCTCCCCGGCCCTCGCCGCCGATCCGTCCGTCCCGTCGCCCCGTACGACCGGCCTCATCGGGGCCGTGGCGCTCGGCGACTCCATCGCGGACCGGATAGCCGACCAGGCGGAGGCCCAGCACCGCGTCGCCGAGGCCAGGGCGAAGGCCGAAGCGAAGGCCAAGGCCGAGGCCGCCGTACGGGTCAGGGAAGCCCGTGAGGCGAAGGCGCGCGCCGCGCGTGCCGCCGAACGCAAGCGGCTGAACTCCTTCCACCTGCCCGTCGCGGGGTCGTACATCAGCACCGGTTACAGGTCGAGCGGCTCCCTCTGGTCCTCCGGCAGCCACTCCGGCGTCGACTTCCACGCCGCCACGGGTACCCCCGTCCACGCCGTGGGCGCGGGCACGGTCGTCGAAGCCGGCTGGGGCGGCGCGTACGGCAACAACGTCGTGCTGCGGATGACGGACGGCACGTACACCCAGTACGGCCACCTCTCCTCGATCGGTGTCTCGGTCGGCCAGAGCGTCTCGTCGGGCGAGCGGATCGGCCTCTCCGGCGCCACCGGCAACGCGACCGGCCCGCACCTGCACTTCGAGGCGCGCACCGGACCGGAGTACGGCTCCGACATGGACCCCGTGGCGTATCTGCGGGCCCACGGCCTCACGGTCTGA
- a CDS encoding M16 family metallopeptidase, with amino-acid sequence MDFHPQPTPGTARPWAFPAPERGTLPNGLTVLRSHRPGQQVVAVEIHLEAPLDAEPEGLDGVATIMARALSEGTDKRSAEEFAAELERCGATLDAHADHPGVRVSLEVPVSRLAKALGLVAEALRAPAFADSEIERLVGNRLDEIPHEQANPARRAAKQLYKELFPATARMSRPRLGTEDTVRRIDAAAVRAFYDAHVRPATAVAVVVGDLTGIDLDALLAETLGDWSGNGGSPRPVAPITADDTGRVVVVNRPGAVQTQLLIGRIGADRHDSVWPAQVLGAYCLGGTLTSRLDRVLREEKGYTYGVRAFAQVLRSTAGGPDSGPAGAAMLAISGSVDTESTGPALDDLWKVLRTLAADGLTDAERETAVQNLVGVAPLKFETAASVAATLADQVEQQLPDDFQAHLYARLAETGTVEATAAVVNAFPVDRLVTILVGDAAQIAEPVRALGIGEVTVVNG; translated from the coding sequence ATGGACTTCCACCCGCAGCCCACCCCGGGAACCGCACGCCCCTGGGCCTTCCCGGCACCCGAACGCGGCACCCTGCCCAACGGGCTGACGGTGCTCCGCAGCCACCGCCCCGGCCAGCAGGTCGTCGCGGTCGAGATCCACCTCGAAGCACCGCTCGACGCCGAACCCGAGGGCCTGGACGGCGTCGCCACCATCATGGCGCGTGCCCTCTCCGAGGGAACCGACAAGCGCAGCGCCGAGGAGTTCGCCGCCGAGCTGGAGCGCTGCGGCGCCACGCTCGACGCGCACGCCGACCACCCGGGCGTCCGGGTCTCGCTGGAGGTGCCCGTCTCCCGCCTGGCCAAGGCGCTCGGCCTGGTCGCCGAGGCGCTGCGGGCCCCCGCCTTCGCCGACAGCGAGATCGAGCGCCTGGTGGGAAACCGCCTGGACGAGATCCCGCACGAGCAGGCCAACCCCGCGCGCCGCGCGGCCAAGCAGCTCTACAAGGAGCTGTTCCCGGCCACCGCCCGGATGTCGCGCCCGCGTCTGGGCACCGAGGACACCGTGCGGCGGATCGACGCCGCCGCCGTCCGCGCCTTCTACGACGCCCACGTCCGCCCCGCCACGGCGGTCGCGGTCGTCGTCGGCGACCTCACCGGCATCGACCTGGACGCACTGCTCGCCGAGACCCTGGGCGACTGGTCGGGCAACGGCGGCAGCCCCCGTCCGGTGGCGCCGATCACCGCGGACGACACCGGCCGCGTGGTCGTCGTCAACCGTCCGGGAGCCGTACAGACGCAGCTGCTCATCGGCCGCATCGGCGCGGACCGGCACGACAGCGTCTGGCCCGCCCAGGTCCTCGGGGCGTACTGCCTCGGCGGCACGCTCACCTCGCGGCTCGACCGGGTGCTGCGCGAGGAGAAGGGCTACACCTACGGCGTACGCGCGTTCGCCCAGGTGCTCCGCTCCACCGCCGGCGGTCCGGACTCCGGACCGGCCGGTGCGGCGATGCTGGCCATCAGCGGTTCGGTGGACACCGAGTCCACGGGACCCGCGCTCGACGACCTCTGGAAGGTCCTGCGGACCCTCGCGGCGGACGGGCTGACGGACGCCGAGCGCGAGACCGCCGTGCAGAACCTCGTGGGGGTCGCCCCGCTGAAGTTCGAGACGGCGGCCTCGGTCGCGGCGACCCTCGCCGACCAGGTCGAGCAGCAGCTGCCCGACGACTTCCAGGCCCACCTGTACGCCCGGCTCGCCGAGACCGGCACGGTCGAGGCGACCGCCGCGGTGGTCAACGCCTTCCCGGTGGACCGGCTGGTGACGATCCTGGTGGGCGACGCGGCGCAGATCGCCGAGCCCGTCCGCGCGCTGGGCATCGGTGAGGTGACGGTCGTGAACGGCTGA
- a CDS encoding M16 family metallopeptidase has protein sequence MPMGHTATAQAGSGGLTATEHRLANGLRVVLSEDHLTPVAAVCLWYDVGSRHEVEGRTGLAHLFEHLMFQGSKQVKGNGHFELVQGAGGSLNGTTSFERTNYFETMPTHQLELALWLEADRMGSLLAALDEESMENQRDVVKNERRQRYDNVPYGTAFERLTALAYPEGHPYHHTPIGSMADLDAATLEDAQEFFRTYYAPNNAVLSVVGDIDPEETLAWIEKYFGSIPSHDGKKPPRDGSLPGTIGGQLREVVHEEVPARALMAAYRLPHDGTREADAADLALTVLGGGESSRLHNRLVRRDRTAVAAGFGLLRLAGAPSLGWLDVKTSGGVEVESIETAVDEELERFATEGPTPEEMERAQAQLEREWLDRLGTVSGRADELCRFAVLFGDPQLALTAVGRVLDITADEVRKVAAATLRPDNRAVLVYEPVEPAEPDDGTAAEDGADTDADEEAGK, from the coding sequence ATGCCCATGGGTCACACGGCCACCGCACAGGCCGGCTCCGGCGGCCTGACAGCGACCGAGCACCGTCTGGCCAATGGCCTGCGTGTGGTGCTCTCCGAAGACCACCTGACCCCGGTCGCCGCAGTCTGCCTCTGGTACGACGTCGGCTCCCGTCACGAGGTGGAGGGGCGCACCGGTCTCGCGCACCTCTTCGAGCACCTGATGTTCCAGGGCTCGAAGCAGGTCAAGGGGAACGGTCACTTCGAACTCGTCCAGGGCGCGGGCGGGTCGCTCAACGGCACGACGAGTTTCGAGCGCACCAACTACTTCGAGACCATGCCGACCCACCAGCTGGAGCTCGCCCTCTGGCTCGAAGCCGACCGGATGGGCTCGCTGCTCGCCGCGCTCGACGAGGAGTCCATGGAGAACCAGCGGGACGTCGTCAAGAACGAGCGCCGCCAGCGGTACGACAACGTCCCGTACGGCACCGCGTTCGAGCGGCTCACCGCGCTCGCCTACCCGGAGGGCCACCCGTACCACCACACGCCGATCGGCTCCATGGCGGACCTGGACGCGGCGACGCTGGAGGACGCCCAGGAGTTCTTCCGTACGTACTACGCGCCCAACAACGCGGTGCTCTCGGTCGTCGGCGACATCGACCCCGAGGAGACCCTCGCCTGGATCGAGAAGTACTTCGGCTCCATCCCGTCCCACGACGGCAAGAAGCCCCCGCGCGACGGTTCTCTCCCCGGCACCATCGGCGGGCAGCTGCGCGAAGTGGTCCACGAGGAGGTCCCGGCCCGCGCGCTGATGGCCGCGTACCGCCTGCCGCACGACGGCACCCGTGAGGCGGACGCCGCCGACCTGGCCCTGACCGTCCTCGGCGGCGGCGAGTCGTCCCGGCTGCACAACCGCCTGGTGCGCCGCGACCGTACGGCGGTGGCTGCCGGCTTCGGGCTGCTGCGGCTGGCCGGAGCGCCCTCGCTGGGCTGGCTGGACGTCAAGACGTCCGGAGGCGTGGAGGTCGAGAGCATCGAGACCGCGGTCGACGAGGAGCTGGAGCGGTTCGCCACCGAGGGCCCGACGCCCGAGGAAATGGAACGCGCGCAGGCCCAGTTGGAACGCGAGTGGCTCGACCGACTCGGTACGGTCTCCGGCCGCGCCGACGAACTCTGCCGCTTCGCGGTGCTGTTCGGTGACCCGCAGCTCGCGCTGACGGCCGTCGGACGCGTTCTCGACATCACCGCCGACGAGGTGCGGAAGGTCGCCGCCGCCACGCTGCGCCCCGACAACCGTGCCGTGCTGGTCTACGAGCCGGTCGAACCGGCCGAGCCGGACGACGGGACCGCTGCCGAGGACGGCGCGGACACCGACGCCGACGAGGAGGCCGGCAAGTGA